The Candidatus Rokuibacteriota bacterium genomic sequence GGTACGAAAGCTGGTGGATCTACCTCGCGGCGCTGCTCGTGATCACCGGTTTCTTCGTCTGGTGGCGGGGTTGGTGGTAGTTCGAGCTGAGACGCTGCCGACGAGCCGCAGGCGAGGAGAGCGGCGAGGCGAGGGCTGAGATGGTAGTTCGCGCTGAGACGCTGCCGACGAGCCGCAGGCGTGGCGGTTCGAGCTGAAGGGCGAAGCCCTGAGGCAAGAGCTGAGTAGGTCGGCGGCGAGGCGAGGGCTGAGATGGTAGTTCGCGCTGAGGCGGCAAGCGGTGAGGGGTGCATTCAAGATATAGGGAGTTGCCATTGCTGATGGACCAATGTATCGTCATAGCCGATAGTCTGGTCGGGGGCTCGCCGCTGTTTTCGATCCGTAAGGGGGTGGCCCTGTGGTCCGAATACCGGCTGATCGGGGCCTGCAGTTACGAAGCGCCGTCCAGCGGGCCTATTCCGCAGCCGCGGCTCGGCCCGAGGAAAAACACGCCTTCCCCGTTGGACGAGTCCTAGCCGAGCGACTCGGATACCCATCCGAACTTCTGGACAGCTTGCCGGCCATCGCGATCGAGGCCTTTGCCGGGGTCTCCAACGTGGCCGTCTTCGCCTCTCTCCCGCCCGGCGCCCGGGTACTTGACCTCGGCTGTGGGGCAGGCCTCGACAGCCTGATCGCGGCGCGGCGGGTAGGACCGACCGGCCGGGTGATCGGGATCGACTTCAGCGACTCCATGCTGACCAGGGCGGGACAGGCCGCGGCCGCACTCGGGGTCAACGTGACCTTTTGTCGCGGAGATGCGGAGCACCTCCCGCTGGAGCCCGGATCGATTGACGTGGCGCTCGTCAACGGTATCTTCAACCTCAACCCGGCCCGTACCCAGATCTTTCGGGAACTCGCGAGGGTGGTGCGGCCTGGTGGCGTCGTCTATGCTGCAGAGCTGATCGCGCAGGAGACCGTGACCACATCGGGCACGTTCACGGAAGCCGAGTGGTTTGCCTGAATTGCCGGGGCGAAGGAAGGCGGCGCCTTCCTGGATGAGTTTCGAGAGCAAGGGTTTCGCGAGGTCACGATCTTGCGGGCCACGCGCAATGCTCGATGCAAGGACCCCCGGGTCATAGCTGCCGAGATCTGCGCCAGCCGGTGAGAGGTGCTATGAGCGCGGCATGATCTGGAGGAGTGACGGCGATTCGGTTTCGATCTGGATGGTGGTGTGGTCGATGCCGAAGCGGGAGTGGAGCACCACGTGCAGCTCGTCCAGGATCCGGTCCGGAGGCGTCCCCGGCTCCACCTCGACGTGGGCGCTCATGGCCTCGCGCCCCGACGTGAGTGTCCAGACGTGGAGATCGTGCACCCGCTTGACTCCCTGGGCGCTGCGGAGCGCCGTCTCGATCTCCGCCAGGTCGAGGTGGGCCGGCACACCCTCGAGCAGCACGTTGACCGCCTGCTTGAGCAGCGCGAAGGTGCGCGGCAGAATCAGGAGCCCGATGGCGGCGCTCGCCAACGCGTCCGCCGCAGTCCAGCCCGTGACCAGGATGACCGCCGCCGCCATGATTACCGCCGCTGAGGAGAGCGCGTCGCCCAGCACCTCGAGGTAGGCCCCGCGGACGTTCAAGCTCTCGGCGGCGCCGGCGTGGAGCAGCCACGCCGCCAGCAGGTTGACGCCGAGCGCCGCCACCGCGACCACCAGCACCGGTCCCGCCGAGACTTCGTGGGGCACCCGCAGGCGCTCCCATGCCTCGACCAGGATGACG encodes the following:
- a CDS encoding methyltransferase domain-containing protein, whose product is MPAIAIEAFAGVSNVAVFASLPPGARVLDLGCGAGLDSLIAARRVGPTGRVIGIDFSDSMLTRAGQAAAALGVNVTFCRGDAEHLPLEPGSIDVALVNGIFNLNPARTQIFRELARVVRPGGVVYAAELIAQETVTTSGTFTEAEWFA
- a CDS encoding cation diffusion facilitator family transporter, whose amino-acid sequence is MHHRHTHSSRHKHRLWVVFALSASFMVVQVVVGWWANSLALLADAAHLFVDAAGVGFSLLAVWFAEKPATAEKTYGYYRVEILAALVNGVVLCVLAIVILVEAWERLRVPHEVSAGPVLVVAVAALGVNLLAAWLLHAGAAESLNVRGAYLEVLGDALSSAAVIMAAAVILVTGWTAADALASAAIGLLILPRTFALLKQAVNVLLEGVPAHLDLAEIETALRSAQGVKRVHDLHVWTLTSGREAMSAHVEVEPGTPPDRILDELHVVLHSRFGIDHTTIQIETESPSLLQIMPRS